GAAGAACCAGCCCTTCTTCGGCAACGGGCAGCTGGGCTGATACAACTCCGCGCCCTCGTCCTGACCGGCCTGCACCAGCTCGGCGATCTTGTCCAACTGAGTCTTCGAGTTGATCGCGCCGATGTCGGTGTTCTTGTCCATCGGATCACCCACGCGCAGGGTGCGCACGCGATTGCGCAGTCGCGTGAAGACCGCGTCGGCCACACTCTCCTGCACCAGCAGGCGCGAGCCCGCACAACACACGTGACCTTGGTTGAAAAAGATGCCGTTCACGATGCCCTCCACCGCCTGGTCGAGTGGCGCGTCGTCGAAGACAATGTTGGCCGCCTTGCCGCCCAACTCGAGGGTGAGCTTTTTGCCGGTGCCGGCCGTGCTGCGCATGATCACCTTGCCGACTTCGGTGGAGCCGGTGAACGCCACCTTGGCCGCCGCCGGATGATTGACCACTGCGGCACCCACGTCGCCCGCGCCGGTCACGATGTTGACCACGCCCGGCGGCAGTTCCGCCTCGGCGATGATCTCGGCAAACTTGAGCGCGGTGATCGACGTCGTCTCGGCCGGCTTGAGCACGACCGTGTTGCCGGTCGCCAAAGCCGGAGCGAGTTTCCACGCCAGCATGAGCAGCGGGAAATTCCACGGGATCACCTGCCCCACCACGCCGTGCGGCACCGGGGTCGCGCCCGGAAACGCGTAAGCGAGTTTGTCGGCCCAGCCCGCATGATAGAAGAAGTGTGCTGCGGCCATCGGCACATCGAAGTCGCGCGACTCCTTGATCGGCTTGCCCCCGTCGAGCGTCTCCGCCACCGCAAATTCACGCGCCCGATCCTGCAGCAGCCGGGCGAGGCGGTAGAGGTATTTGCCGCGCTCGGCACCCGGCAACGTCGCCCAGGCCGGGGCGGCCTTGGTCGCGGCGGCGTAAGCGGCGTCGACGTCCTTGGCCGACGCGTGTGGGATCTCCGCCAGCGGCTGCTCCGTCGCCGGGTTGATCGACGCAAAATACTTCCGGCTCTTCGGCGCGACAAACTTGCCATCGATAAAGAGCGTGTAGCGGTCCTTCAGTTTCGGATCCGCCGACTCCGGCGCGGGATCAAACTCCCACAGATCGCCAAACACCAACTCAGGCTCAGCACGACGGGAACGGGATTTTTTCGGAGTAGAAACAGGCATGGGAAAATCGGGAGAGGGGTTAACCACGGATGAACACGGATGGCTTCACTAACGTTCCGCCGGCACTGTCTCAGCGCGTAGCCGGTAGGCGAAGCTATCCGTGTTCATCCGTGGTTAAAAAAAGAGGTTAATAGGAGCCGGCGGCTTCGCTGAATTCGTAGGCGGCGCGGTAGGTGCCGGTCTTCATTTTCACGAGCTGGCGCAGGAGGTCGTTAAGCAGGGACGAGGCGCCGAAACGGTAGCGGCGGTTGTTCAGCCACTCGTCGCCGAGGGTTTCCTTCACCGCCACCAGGAAGGTGAGCGCCTGTTTGGCCGACTTGATGCCGCCGGCCGGTTTCATCGCGATGGCCACGCCTGTATCCAAATAATGGTCACGGATGGCATCGAGCATGACCTGGTTGTTGCCCAGCGTCGCGTTGGCCGAGGTTTTGCCGGTGGAGGTTTTGATGAAATCGTTTTCGCGGATCACCCGCATGGCCAGAAACGAGGCCGCGCGAATGTTGTCGTAGGTCTCCAGCTCGCTGGTCTCGAGGATGACCTTGAGCGTCGCCTCCCCGCAGGCTTCGACCACCGCCGCAATTTCGTCCTGCATGCGACCGAACTCGCCCGCCAGAAACGTGCCACGGTTGATCACCATGTCGATCTCGTCCGCCCCGTCGGCCACCGCCGCCTTCACTTCGGCCAGACGAGTTTTGATCGGCGCCTGGCCGCTCGGAAACGCGGTCGCGACCGAAGCGATGCGCACGGGTGCTTTGGTGCCGAGCGCCGCCCGGGCGTGTTTTACCATCGACGGATACACACACACCGCCGCGACCTGCGGGATGTCGGGGTCGTCGTGCGGATGCAGGGCCTTGGCGCAGAGCGCCTGCACCTTGCCCGGCGTGTCCTTACCCTCGAGGGTGGTGAGATCGACCATGGTCGTGGCGAGTTTAAGGCCCGCGATCTTCGAGCCGGTCTTGATGGAACGGGTCCCGTATTTGGCGACCCGTTCTTCAATCCCGACCGCGTCGACGGTCCC
This portion of the Actomonas aquatica genome encodes:
- a CDS encoding aldehyde dehydrogenase family protein translates to MWEFDPAPESADPKLKDRYTLFIDGKFVAPKSRKYFASINPATEQPLAEIPHASAKDVDAAYAAATKAAPAWATLPGAERGKYLYRLARLLQDRAREFAVAETLDGGKPIKESRDFDVPMAAAHFFYHAGWADKLAYAFPGATPVPHGVVGQVIPWNFPLLMLAWKLAPALATGNTVVLKPAETTSITALKFAEIIAEAELPPGVVNIVTGAGDVGAAVVNHPAAAKVAFTGSTEVGKVIMRSTAGTGKKLTLELGGKAANIVFDDAPLDQAVEGIVNGIFFNQGHVCCAGSRLLVQESVADAVFTRLRNRVRTLRVGDPMDKNTDIGAINSKTQLDKIAELVQAGQDEGAELYQPSCPLPKKGWFFRPSLFRGVELSHRIAREEVFGPVLSILTFRTVEEAIEKANNTAYGLSAGVWTDKGSRILKMSTALKAGVVWANTYNKFDPASPFGGYKESGFGREGGKHGLADYVKLT
- the deoC gene encoding deoxyribose-phosphate aldolase — translated: MPSGANAFRRLFSEIGTVDAVGIEERVAKYGTRSIKTGSKIAGLKLATTMVDLTTLEGKDTPGKVQALCAKALHPHDDPDIPQVAAVCVYPSMVKHARAALGTKAPVRIASVATAFPSGQAPIKTRLAEVKAAVADGADEIDMVINRGTFLAGEFGRMQDEIAAVVEACGEATLKVILETSELETYDNIRAASFLAMRVIRENDFIKTSTGKTSANATLGNNQVMLDAIRDHYLDTGVAIAMKPAGGIKSAKQALTFLVAVKETLGDEWLNNRRYRFGASSLLNDLLRQLVKMKTGTYRAAYEFSEAAGSY